The DNA sequence GCCCACGAACCCCGGGGTGACCAGCCGCCGCATTTCTGCGCCACCTACCACCATCACGATCGTGAACTTCACCAGGGTGTTCACCGTGGCAGCGATCAGGATGGTGATCATCGCCTCCGTTTCCCAGGAGGCCTCCCTGGCCATGCGCGCCATGCTCAGGGTGATGGCGTCAACGTCCGTGATGCCGGCCAGCGCCCCGGCCACATAGGTGCCCGCCTGTCCGAAGCGTTCATCGGCCCATACCACCAGCCAGCGCACCAGCGCGTAGAGCACGGCGAACTGCAAGGCCACCCGGAAGTTGAGCGGGTTGGTGAGCAGGGGCTGTGTTTCGGGCTGGTGCTTGTTGGACCGTTGCATCCACCATGCGGTGATGAGTCCTGTGGCCGCGATGAAGGCCAACGGCAGGGTCAACGTCAATGCCAGTGCCTTGTTCACCACATAAAGCTCCAGCAGCATGCGCAGGAACATGATGGCGGCGGCCGCGATGATGCCCAGGGCGAGGTGTCTTGCGCCAGAGGTCTGGTCATGGCCTTTGCGTGCGAAGCTCAGCGCCACGGCCGTGCTGGACACCAGTCCGCCGATGACACCGGCCAGCAGCGTACCGCGGTGGGTGCCCATCACCTTGGCCAGCAGGTAGCCCACCAGGCTGATGCCCGAGACCAGGATCACCATGGTCCAGATCTCCTTGGGGTTCCACGTGCCGTTCGGTCCATAGCCTTCGTTGGGCAGGAAGGGCAGCACCAGCACGGAGATGATCACGAACTCGATGATGGCCCGCACCTCCTGCTCGGTGAGCATGGTGACGAAGCGGTGCAATGGCAGCTTGAACGACAGAAGCAGCAGCACCAGCACGGCCACGATGATGATGAAGAGCAGGTGCCCCTCGTAGGCGAGCCCTCCCAGCAGGAAGGTGATCAGCGCGGTGATCTCGGATGTGGCGCCGATCTCGCCTTTGCGGATGCTGGCCACATAGGAGGTGACCAGCAGGGCGATGAAGCCCGCGAGGATGATCCCGAAGAACCAGGCGCCGAGGTTGTGGGCCGAGAGGGCGGCGAGGAAGCCCAGCAGCGCGATCAGCGTGAAGGTGCGCAGCCCGGCGAACTGCTTCTCCACCAGCGGCGAGGGGTCCGCGGGCTTCTCGCGCACGCGCTTGGCGAACTCGCGCTCCAAGCCGATCAGGAAGCCGATGCCTGCCGCCACGGCCAGCCGCACCACAAGGTGCACATCGGTGCGGGTCCAGACATCCTCGAGTTCATCCATGTTGCGCCGGATGGTCCCCCGAAAGCTACACCGATGCACGAACTCCCACCCAAGGACCGACATTGTGCACGTTACATGGCATTGACCTTGGTCCAAGTGGGGTACCGGACCACGTCATCGGAGGCACGAGGATGCGGTCTCTGCTGTTGGTGATGATCTGAACGCTTTTGCGGTGCGGGCGTTGACAAGTCAGCGCGGAAGCCCACCATCTCCCATTTCTCATCGGGCTACTTTGGCGCCGCATCATGAGCATGCGTTCGGTCGCTGAGGACAATGCTGTGCGGCGCTTCTGGCGCAAGCTCGGTCCAGGGCTCATCACCGGAGCCAGCGACGACGACCCCTCAGGCATCGCCACCTATTCCCAGGCAGGTGCGGCCTTCGGCCCAAGGCTCCTTTGGGCCCTGGTGCTCACCTATCCCATGATGGTGGCCGTTCAGGAGATGTGCGCGCGCATCGGCCTGGTCACGGGCAAAGGCCTCATGGGCGTTATCGCCGACCACTACCCGCGCTGGCTGGTGCGTACCGTACTGTGGGTGGCGGCACCGGCCATCGTGCTCAACATCGGCGCCAACATCGCGGGCATGGGGGCTGTGGGCAACATGGTCTTCCCGGCCATTCCGGACTACGCCTTTTCCGTGCTCTTCACGGCCATTCTGCTCTATGCCATCATCCTCTGGTCCTACCGTCGCATCGCACGCGTGATGAAATGGATGTGCCTGGTGCTGTTCGCCTACCTGGTGATCCCCTTCCTGTCCGACACGGATTGGCGTGCGGCCCTTGCCAGCACGGTGCTGCCCACCTTCGAGGCCGGCCCCGGATATTGGATGATGCTCGTGGCGGTGCTGGGCACTACCATTTCGCCCTATCTCTTCTTCTGGCAGGCGAGCATGGAGGTGGAGGAGCGCAGGCGGCGCGGCATTGTGGTGGTGGACAAGCCGATGCTGGGGGCCATGCGGATCGATGTCCGCACCGGTATGCTGCTGTCCAACGTGGTGGCGTGGGCCATCATGCTCACCTGCGGCACGGTGCTCTTCAATGCCGGTGTGAACGAGATCACCACCGTGGAGGAGGCCGCCATCGCGCTGCGGCCGCTCGCAGGCGAGGCCTCCCACCTGCTCTTCGCCCTGGGCGTGGTGGGCACCGGCTTTCTGGCCATCCCCGTGCTGGGCGGCGCCCTCAGCTACATGGTGGCCGAAGCGTATGACTGGCCACAAGGCTTGGACAAGCGCTTCAGCGAGGCGCCGGCCTTCTACGTCACCCTGGCTGTTTCGCTGGTGGTGGGCCTGGCCATCGATCTTCTGCCGATCACGGCCATCCAAGGGCTGCTCTGGACGGCCGTGCTCTATGGCCTCACCGCTCCGGTGCTCATCGCGGTCATCCTCTTCATTTGCAACGACCGCCGCGTGATGGGTGAGCATGTGAACGGCTGGCGGCAGAACGTGGTGGGAGGCATCACGCTGGTGGCCATGTCCACAGCGGCGATCCTGCTGCTCCGTGAACTGTGGCCCTGAGGCCCAACGGACGGTGCCGGCGGCGCAGCGGTGCTACTGGACACCCTCCACCGCCACCATCCACGTCTTGGAGGCGCTTTGCCGGATCGCCTTGGCGGGGCCGTATTCCGGTGATGACCACCAGCGTTTCGCCGTGGCCAGGTCCGGGAATTCCAGGATGACGATGCGCCCGGGTGGCCGATCGCCCTCCAAAAGTTCCGTGCTTCCCCCGCGCACGAGGAATCGCCCGCCGTATGGTTCGAGCGTGGCCGGGGTCAGTTCCTTGTAGGCGGCGTAGGTCGCCGGATCGGTGATGGTGACATCGAAGATGAGGTAGGCGGGCATGTGCTTGGGAATGAGGCTTGAAGGTAGGTGCGTCCGGGGGTGATCAACAGCGGCCTCTTGGTAATACCCCGGCAGGGGGTCCATGGCCATGGCGGCCCCCGGCGGATCTTGGCGCCATGGCAGTGGCGATGTTCGAGGCGAGATATGAGCGCATCCTCCGTGGGCGGGAGCAGGGCTATGAGGAGTTGCAGGACTTCCTGGGCCGCCATGCCTGCCTGGGGCCTTTGGTGCGCACCGGCCTGTTGCGCCGCCGCGATACCAATGGGGAGTTCCAGCGTTACCACGGCTACATTCCCACGGAAGCCGGCGGCTATTTCCTGCTGCACATCCCCGAGAAGGAGTTGATCCTTGTACGGCCAGGCTTGAGCGGTGAGCTGATGACCGCCATGAAGAACGATCCCGCTCCTGCGGCGCCCTTCAGGCCCACCTACGTGGAACCCACCGCCGATCAGTTCGCCGCCGTGCGCCACATGCGCGAGCAGGCCGGCCGCGATGTGTGGCGTGTGCAGCGCGCCGATGAACTGCAGCGCATGCTGATGCGTGGCCACATGGACCTGCGCACATTCACCAAGCGCACGGGCATCGGCGAAGGGGTGCTTTTACGACTGGGTCTTGTGCGCCAGCGCGGCGAACGTGACCACGAGCACGCGTTGCATCTGGAGATCACGGAGGAGGGCGCCCAATATCTGCTCGTGGCCGATCCCTGGGAACTGCTGCTGGTGAAGCCCGGCATGGAGCTGCCGCTCTTCGCCGCCTGCGAACCGGACAAGGCCGCCTACTGGTGCGCCTTGCCCTGATCGGGCGCTATTCCGCGCTTCTGCCTTTGCCCACCTGGAAGTCGCCAGCCTCGAAACGGCGCAACAGCTCCGCGACACGTTTCGCCCGCGTGGCCGTGGTCTTCGCGCTACCCACCCAATAGCACATGCCGCGCCGCATGCCGGGATTGAGCTTGTCCCAGGCGTATTTCATCTCCGGCAGGAAATCGAGTGTTTCGGCCAGTTCTTCGGGAATGTCCAGTTTGTCCGGATCGGGGTGCTTCCAGAATTCCACCTCCACGATATCGCCTTCACGCGTGATCCCCGCGGCCCTGCGGATGTCACCGCCGAGGATGATCACGTGCATCCCGCTCTTCTGCGGCATCAAGGCACGGTCCACCGGATGGCCGTTCACCGTGCCCAACACACGCACCCGGCCCCGCGTGCCGAACTCCTGCTCCACATCGAACGGTACCTCCACATACATGAAGGGCATTTCGCCGCGCTTCTTTTCCAGCGGAGCGGCAAAGCGATGGATCTTGACGTGTCGTTCCATGCGACTCCACGCGACCTGCGACATTCGACCTGCAGCGTAAAACTACCCCCCGGCCTTCTTCGCCTTGTAGCCTTTGTCCGTCAGCCACGCCAGCACCTTGTCGCGGTGGTCGCCCTGCAGCAGGATGTTGCCGTCCTTGGTGTTGCCGCCCACGCCGCACTTGCCTTTCAGCGCGCGACCCAGATCGTCAAGGTCGGCCTCCTTTCCCACGAAACCCACGATGCGTGTCACCTCCTTGTTGCCCTTCAAGCGGTCCAGATGGATGCGCAGGCTTTGTTGTTGCGGCGGAAGGGTGGCAGGGTCGGCGCTGGTGGCCATCGCCTTGTTGGTGCTGTACACCAGTCCGCCTCCACCGGAGGGTGTTGGTCGTTTCTTCATCGCAGGGCGAAAGTAGCCCCCGGTGTCACCGGTACATTTCGGGAACATCACGCGTATGTCATCCGGACTTGAAGTACGGGCCGTCTCCGGCCGGGAGGAATTGGAGCGCTTCGTGCGCCTGCCCTTCGAGCTGGCCGCGCGCCATGCCGCCGACCAACGGCCCAATGCGGTGCCGCCCCTCCTGGGCGATGAACGCGATCTGCACGATCCGGAGAAGAATCCCGCGCTGGCCGACAGCAAGGTGGAGCATTGGCTGGCCTGGAGGGATGGTGGACCCGTGGGGCGTGTGATGGGCATCATCCATCACCCGTGGAACGAACGATCGGGCGACCAGGGCGCGCGCTTCTTCCAACTGGCCTGCGTGAAGGATGCGGAGGTGGTGAAGGCCTTGTTGCAGGCGGTGGAGGCGTGGGCATCCGCACAGGGCATGGTGCGCATCTACGGCCCCTTCGGCTTCAGCGACCGCGACCCGCAGGGCCTGCAGGTGGAGGGTTTGGAGCATATGCCGGTGGTCAGCACACCGACCAACCCGGATTGGCTGCCGCCGATGGTGGAGGCCCTTGGCTATGCGCCCATGGAGGAAATGGTCAGCTACAGGTTGGAGGTCACACCCGGCATGGCCGCACGCTTCGCTCCCGTAGCTGAGCGCTGCCTCGCCGCGAGCCGCCTGCGCCGTATGCGGCTGGTGTCGAAGCCCGCCTTGCGCAACTGGGTGGTGCCGGTGCTGCGGCTGGTGAACCTCACTTACGAGGACATCTTCGGCTTCGTGCCGATGAAGAAGAAGGAGATGCAGGCATTGGCGGAGAAATACATGTTCATCCTCGATCCCGAATTGGTGGAACTGCTGGTGGACGAGCACAACGAACCGGTGGCCTTCGTCATCGCGGCGCCGGACATGAGCGAAGGATTGATCAAGGCGAACGGTCGATTGCTGCCCTTCGGCTGGGCGCACATCCTGCGCTACATGCGCCGCGCGAAGCAGCTCGATCTGCTGCTCGGCGCTGTGCGTCCCGATCTGCAAGGCAAGGGACTCACCGCCGTGCTCGCGTTGAACCTGCTGACCACCGCCGAGAAGCGCGGCTTCACACACCTCGATAGTCACCTGGTGATGGCGCGCAACACGCGCATGTGCGCACAGATGGAGCGTTTGGGCGGCAAGGTTTGGAAGCGGTACCGCGTGTTCGCCAAGCCACTGTCAGGTCTTTCGTGATCAAGGTGTCCGCTGTAGGGCACTCGCCGGAGCGTCCGCGCCATTCCACAGATCGGGGCGGGGACACCACGGTACCGCGTCCGAATGACACCGGGCAGCGTGCCCTGGCGTGCAGGTTCCCATCCGGAAAGGTTTTTGCACAGGACCCACCGATCACATCATCCACGAATTCCCATGCGACCATGGAACGCCACATCACACTTTCCCTTCTATTCATCGCGATCACGCTGCAAGCGCAGCACACGTACGAGCTGACCTTGGAGAGCGGCGTCTTCCACCCCGAGTTCATGGTGGTGGAGGCCGGCGATCGGATCGATGTCCGGTTGACCGATGGCCATACGCTGACCGAGGTCTCGGCCGCCACCTTCAGGGCTGGAGGCTTCCTCCCGAATGGAGGCATCCACATCGGCGCAGGCACCACATACGACGGTGACCATGCCAGTTTCCACCTCGATGAGCCCGGCGACCACTACTTCGTTTCCGAAGGCCGCAATGGAGCGGTCGTGAAGACGCACATCGTGGTGATCTCCTCCAGTGATACGGGCTTTTCCCCGCATCCTGACCGTGAGCGTCCGCGCATCTTTCCCAATCCGGCCGATGACCAGGTCCGTTTCGGGGGGCTGGAGCACCTGGAGATCCTGGTGGTGGAGGCTTTCGACCAGGGTGGCCGTTTGGTGATGCGGGACGTGGTGCGCGGCGGAGAGCCGATGAACCTCATGTCCCTGCCTTCCGGCCACTACACCCTCCGCCTCACCGACGGCATGTCGATGATGTACGGGACCGAACGTCTGGTGATCAATCGCAAGGGCTTCGGTTCCTGAAGCCGTCGGTCAGCGTGCCAGGTAGCCACCATCCACCGCGTAGTATGCGCCGGTGACGAAGCTCGCTTTGTCGCTGGCCAGCCAGACGACCAGTTCCGCCACTTCCTCCGGTGTGCCCAAACGTCCGATGGGGTGCATGGCCGCTATGCCTGCGAGTTGATCCTCATTCATGTGGTTGGTGAGCAGTGGTGTGCGGATGAAGGCCGGTCCGACGACGTTCACGCGGATGCCTTGTGTGGCGTATTCCATGGCGGCGTTCTTGGTGAGGCCCACCACACCGTGCTTCGCGGCAACATAGGCGCTTGCCGTGGCGAAGCCCACCTGCCCCAGGATGGAACCCATGTTGATGATGCTGCCACCGCCGCTTCGCAGCATGGCCGGTATCTGGTAGCGCATGCCGTAGAACACGCCGTTCAGGTTCGTGTTGATCACCTGTTCCCAACCGTCGAGCGGATACTCGCCCGTGAGCGCTGGTGGTCCGCCGATGCCCGCGTTGTTCACCGCGATATCCAAGCGGCCGTATGCCTGTAGCGCGATCTTCACCTGGTGCTCGTTGTCCATCGCCCGGCTCACGTCCGTGCGCACCACCGTGCCTTCGCCGCCCCGCTCCTGGACCACCTTCAGCACGCGGTCCGCATCCTCGCCCACGATGTCGCTGAGCACGACCTTCGCGCCTTCCCGCGCCAACGCGATCACACACGCCTCGCCGATACCCGATCCCGCCCCGGTCACCAAGGCCACTTTGCCATTGAGTTCCTTCATGGTGCCAAGCTACCCGGCCACTGAAGGAGCTGGCCTGATGATCG is a window from the Flavobacteriales bacterium genome containing:
- a CDS encoding MgtC/SapB family protein, with the protein product MDELEDVWTRTDVHLVVRLAVAAGIGFLIGLEREFAKRVREKPADPSPLVEKQFAGLRTFTLIALLGFLAALSAHNLGAWFFGIILAGFIALLVTSYVASIRKGEIGATSEITALITFLLGGLAYEGHLLFIIIVAVLVLLLLSFKLPLHRFVTMLTEQEVRAIIEFVIISVLVLPFLPNEGYGPNGTWNPKEIWTMVILVSGISLVGYLLAKVMGTHRGTLLAGVIGGLVSSTAVALSFARKGHDQTSGARHLALGIIAAAAIMFLRMLLELYVVNKALALTLTLPLAFIAATGLITAWWMQRSNKHQPETQPLLTNPLNFRVALQFAVLYALVRWLVVWADERFGQAGTYVAGALAGITDVDAITLSMARMAREASWETEAMITILIAATVNTLVKFTIVMVVGGAEMRRLVTPGFVGMAVAAAAGMVWVAVR
- a CDS encoding divalent metal cation transporter, encoding MRSVAEDNAVRRFWRKLGPGLITGASDDDPSGIATYSQAGAAFGPRLLWALVLTYPMMVAVQEMCARIGLVTGKGLMGVIADHYPRWLVRTVLWVAAPAIVLNIGANIAGMGAVGNMVFPAIPDYAFSVLFTAILLYAIILWSYRRIARVMKWMCLVLFAYLVIPFLSDTDWRAALASTVLPTFEAGPGYWMMLVAVLGTTISPYLFFWQASMEVEERRRRGIVVVDKPMLGAMRIDVRTGMLLSNVVAWAIMLTCGTVLFNAGVNEITTVEEAAIALRPLAGEASHLLFALGVVGTGFLAIPVLGGALSYMVAEAYDWPQGLDKRFSEAPAFYVTLAVSLVVGLAIDLLPITAIQGLLWTAVLYGLTAPVLIAVILFICNDRRVMGEHVNGWRQNVVGGITLVAMSTAAILLLRELWP
- a CDS encoding DUF1330 domain-containing protein codes for the protein MPAYLIFDVTITDPATYAAYKELTPATLEPYGGRFLVRGGSTELLEGDRPPGRIVILEFPDLATAKRWWSSPEYGPAKAIRQSASKTWMVAVEGVQ
- a CDS encoding DUF1905 domain-containing protein produces the protein MERHVKIHRFAAPLEKKRGEMPFMYVEVPFDVEQEFGTRGRVRVLGTVNGHPVDRALMPQKSGMHVIILGGDIRRAAGITREGDIVEVEFWKHPDPDKLDIPEELAETLDFLPEMKYAWDKLNPGMRRGMCYWVGSAKTTATRAKRVAELLRRFEAGDFQVGKGRSAE
- a CDS encoding translation initiation factor, which translates into the protein MKKRPTPSGGGGLVYSTNKAMATSADPATLPPQQQSLRIHLDRLKGNKEVTRIVGFVGKEADLDDLGRALKGKCGVGGNTKDGNILLQGDHRDKVLAWLTDKGYKAKKAGG
- a CDS encoding GNAT family N-acetyltransferase; the protein is MSSGLEVRAVSGREELERFVRLPFELAARHAADQRPNAVPPLLGDERDLHDPEKNPALADSKVEHWLAWRDGGPVGRVMGIIHHPWNERSGDQGARFFQLACVKDAEVVKALLQAVEAWASAQGMVRIYGPFGFSDRDPQGLQVEGLEHMPVVSTPTNPDWLPPMVEALGYAPMEEMVSYRLEVTPGMAARFAPVAERCLAASRLRRMRLVSKPALRNWVVPVLRLVNLTYEDIFGFVPMKKKEMQALAEKYMFILDPELVELLVDEHNEPVAFVIAAPDMSEGLIKANGRLLPFGWAHILRYMRRAKQLDLLLGAVRPDLQGKGLTAVLALNLLTTAEKRGFTHLDSHLVMARNTRMCAQMERLGGKVWKRYRVFAKPLSGLS
- a CDS encoding T9SS type A sorting domain-containing protein; the protein is MERHITLSLLFIAITLQAQHTYELTLESGVFHPEFMVVEAGDRIDVRLTDGHTLTEVSAATFRAGGFLPNGGIHIGAGTTYDGDHASFHLDEPGDHYFVSEGRNGAVVKTHIVVISSSDTGFSPHPDRERPRIFPNPADDQVRFGGLEHLEILVVEAFDQGGRLVMRDVVRGGEPMNLMSLPSGHYTLRLTDGMSMMYGTERLVINRKGFGS
- a CDS encoding SDR family oxidoreductase, with the translated sequence MKELNGKVALVTGAGSGIGEACVIALAREGAKVVLSDIVGEDADRVLKVVQERGGEGTVVRTDVSRAMDNEHQVKIALQAYGRLDIAVNNAGIGGPPALTGEYPLDGWEQVINTNLNGVFYGMRYQIPAMLRSGGGSIINMGSILGQVGFATASAYVAAKHGVVGLTKNAAMEYATQGIRVNVVGPAFIRTPLLTNHMNEDQLAGIAAMHPIGRLGTPEEVAELVVWLASDKASFVTGAYYAVDGGYLAR